Proteins from one Falco cherrug isolate bFalChe1 chromosome 7, bFalChe1.pri, whole genome shotgun sequence genomic window:
- the LOC114015518 gene encoding translation initiation factor IF-2-like, translating to MKDEVAGGGRRRVGAPHPPASPHARARSPSGSGAASPPPSPPGSSYSQAGVRGGQQPGGGRFIKRGGMEPGEGRRRGSGSGGGNARRAGGEEEAAGRRAARLLAPAPLRCSRGTAASAGPPPRGLPSPSPAAAPLHRAAARIPARLYPPAPGSEKADTRGPRPGWGSWVPARRPPACLPPTPPPLPDEPRWPPGFLRAEPSSDMNRKGPPPARGGRRRRLVARGGARALREAGGPAAGPGRAGLFLAWCPGPRRRGRWEPCPVPRAQLCRPSPAGAAPGRRGAACWGVSERGPRGAPLRRGRA from the coding sequence ATGAAGGACGAGGTggctggcggggggcggcgTCGCGTCGGTGCCCCCCACCCTCCGGCGTCGCCCCACGCCCGAGCTAGATCCCCCTCTGGGAGCGGAGCGGCCTCGCCCCCTCCGAGTCCTCCGGGCTCATCCTACAGCCAGGCCGGGGTCCGCGGGGGTCAGCAGCCGGGAGGGGGGCGCTTCATCAAGCGGGGAGGGATGGAGCCGGGGGAAGGGAGGCGGCGAGGGAGCGGCTCGGGTGGGGGAAACGCacggcgggcgggcggggaggaggaggcagcggGGCGCCGCGCTGCCCGGCTCCTCGCACCAGCCCCTCTACGCTGCAGCCGGGGCACGGCGGCTAGCGCAGGCCCGCCGCCGAGGGGgctcccctctccttcccccgccgcggccccgcttCACCGGGCCGCCGCTCGCATCCCGGCCCGCCTCTACCCGCCCGCCCCAGGCTCCGAGAAAGCCGACACCCgcgggccgcggccgggctgGGGAAGCTGGGTGCCCGCCCGACgtccccctgcctgcctgccccccacccctccgCCGCTCCCTGACGAGCCAAGATGGCCGCCCGGCTTCCTCCGCGCCGAGCCCAGCTCCGACATGAACCGGAAgggcccgccccccgcccggggagGCCGGCGCCGGCGGCTGGTTGCtaggggcggggcgcgggcgctGCGGGAGGCCGgcgggcccgcggcggggccgggccgggccgggctcttCCTCGCGTGGTGCCCCGGTCCGCGGCGGAGGGGTCGGTGGGAGCCCTGCCCGGTCCCCCGGGCACAGCTCTGCCGCCCTTCGCCCGCCGGAGCAgccccggggcggcgcggcgcggcctgTTGGGGGGTCTCCGAAAGAGGCCCTCGGGGAGCCccgctgcggcggggccgggcgtgA